Proteins encoded by one window of Primulina huaijiensis isolate GDHJ02 chromosome 1, ASM1229523v2, whole genome shotgun sequence:
- the LOC140976007 gene encoding cysteine proteinase inhibitor 5-like, producing the protein MAPKFLSLLVVTFSILLASSSIEASIAGWNPISNLTDPKVVEIGKFAVKEHNKRVNAMLNFVSIVKGETQIVNGMNYRLIISATDALAANAESNYRVAVWDKPWTKERRLISFEKIA; encoded by the coding sequence ATGGCACCCAAATTTCTCTCGTTGCTAGTCGTTACCTTTTCAATTCTTCTCGCTTCCTCTTCGATCGAAGCCTCTATCGCCGGTTGGAACCCGATTAGTAACTTGACCGACCCAAAGGTGGTTGAGATAGGGAAATTTGCGGTGAAAGAGCACAACAAGCGGGTCAATGCCATGTTAAACTTTGTGTCGATAGTAAAAGGAGAAACTCAAATAGTTAATGGTATGAATTACAGGCTCATCATCTCTGCCACAGATGCCCTCGCCGCAAATGCCGAAAGCAATTACCGGGTGGCTGTTTGGGACAAGCCTTGGACGAAAGAGAGGCGTCTCATTTCGTTTGAGAAGATTGCTTAA
- the LOC140976092 gene encoding cysteine proteinase inhibitor 5-like has protein sequence MAPKFLSLQVITFSILLASSSIEASISGWNPISNLTDPKVVQIGKFAVKEHNKRVNALLSFVSIVKRETQIVNGMNYRLIISALDALTANAESNYNVIVWGKPWKKKRRLISFEKIS, from the coding sequence ATGGCACCCAAATTTCTCTCGTTGCAGGTCATTACCTTTTCAATTCTTCTTGCTTCGTCTTCGATCGAAGCCTCCATCTCTGGTTGGAACCCGATCAGTAACTTGACCGACCCAAAGGTGGTTCAGATAGGGAAGTTTGCGGTGAAAGAGCACAACAAGCGGGTCAATGCCTTGTTAAGCTTTGTGTCGATAGTAAAAAGAGAAACTCAAATTGTTAATGGTATGAATTACAGGCTCATCATCTCCGCCTTGGATGCCCTCACCGCAAATGCCGAAAGCAATTACAACGTGATTGTTTGGGGCAAGCCTTGGAAGAAAAAGAGACGACTCATTTCGTTTGAGAagatttcttaa
- the LOC140976168 gene encoding cysteine proteinase inhibitor 5-like: MAPKFLSLLVFTFSILLASSSIEAYITGWKPISNLTDPKVVEIGKFAVKEHNKRVNALLSFVSIVKGETQIVNGMNYRLIISATVALAANAESNYRVVVWDKPWRKERRLISFQKIA, translated from the coding sequence ATGGCACCCAAATTTCTCTCGTTGCTAGTCTTTACCTTTTCAATTCTTCTTGCTTCCTCTTCGATCGAAGCCTACATCACcggttggaaaccgatcagtaaCTTGACCGACCCAAAGGTGGTTGAGATAGGGAAGTTTGCGGTAAAAGAGCACAACAAGCGGGTCAATGCCTTGTTAAGCTTTGTGTCGATAGTAAAAGGAGAAACTCAAATAGTTAATGGTATGAATTACAGGCTCATCATCTCCGCCACAGTTGCCCTCGCCGCAAATGCCGAAAGCAATTACCGGGTGGTTGTTTGGGACAAGCCTTGGAGGAAAGAGAGGCGACTCATTTCGTTTCAGAAGATTGCTTaa
- the LOC140976236 gene encoding cysteine proteinase inhibitor 5-like, translated as MAPKFLSLLVFTFSILLASSSIEASIAGWNPISNLTDPKVVEIGKFAVKEHNKRVNALLSFVSIVKGETQIVNGMNYRLVISATDALVANVESNYRVVVWDKPWKKERGLISFEKIS; from the coding sequence atggcacCCAAATTTCTCTCGTTGCTAGTATTCACCTTTTCAATTCTTCTTGCTTCCTCTTCGATCGAAGCCTCCATCGCCGGTTGGAACCCGATCAGTAACTTGACCGACCCAAAGGTGGTTGAGATAGGGAAATTTGCGGTGAAAGAGCACAATAAGCGGGTCAATGCCTTGTTAAGCTTTGTGTCGATAGTAAAAGGAGAAACTCAAATAGTTAATGGTATGAATTACAGGCTCGTCATCTCCGCCACGGATGCCCTCGTCGCAAATGTCGAAAGCAATTACCGTGTGGTTGTTTGGGACAAGCCTTGGAAGAAAGAGAGGGGACTCATTTCATTTGAGAAGATTTCTTaa